One segment of Solanum lycopersicum chromosome 1, SLM_r2.1 DNA contains the following:
- the LOC101248602 gene encoding 7-dehydrocholesterol reductase → MVENKLVHSPLITYGSMLSLLSFTPPFVILMWYTNVHADGSILKTFNHLRENGLQGLIDIWPKPTAIAGKLIICYALFEAALQLLLPGKTVEGPISPTGHRPVYKANGMAAYAVTLITYISLWWFGIFNPAIVYDHLGEIFSTLIFGSLVFCVLLYIKGHVAPSSTDSGSSGNIIVDFYWGMELYPRIGKHFDIKVFTNCRFGMMSWAVLAVTYCIKQHEEYGRVSDSMLVNTILMLVYVTKFFWWEAGYWNTMDIAHDRAGFYICWGCLVWVPSIYTSPGMYLVKQPVNLGLQLSLYILVAGLLCIYINYDCDRQRQEFRRTNGKCTVWGKTPSKIVAAYTTTSGEKKTSLLLTSGWWGLARHFHYVPEILAAFFWSVPALFNHFIPYFYVIFLIILLLDRAKRDDDRCKAKYGKYWKLYCEKVPYRVIPGIY, encoded by the exons atggtgGAGAACAAGTTGGTACACTCTCCATTAATCACTTATGGATCAATGCTCAGTCTTCTATCTTTCACACCACCTTTTGTAATCCTCAT GTGGTATACAAATGTGCACGCTGATGGGTCTATCTTGAAAACGTTCAATCATCTAAGGGAAAATGGTTTGCAAGGATTAATTGATATTTGGCCAAAACCTACTGCAATTGCTGGGAAGCTAATCATTTGTTATGCTCTATTTGAGGCGGCACTACAGCTTCTATTGCCTGGTAAAACAGTCGAAGGCCCAATATCTCCAACTGGACATAGGCCTGTCTATAAG GCTAATGGCATGGCAGCATATGCAGTGACACTGATCACATATATCAGTCTCTGGTG GTTTGGAATATTTAATCCTGCAATTGTTTATGACCATCTGGGCGAGATTTTCTCTACACTTATTTTTGGGAGTTTAGTCTTCTGTGTTTTATTGTACATTAAA ggTCATGTTGCACCATCTTCCACTGATTCCGGCTCATCAGGGAACATAATAGTTGACTTCTATTGG GGTATGGAGCTTTATCCTCGTATCGGGAAACACTTCGATATTAAAGTCTTCACAAACTGCAGATTTGGTATGATGTCTTGGGCAGTTCTTGCTGTCACGTATTGCATAAAACAG CATGAAGAATATGGGCGTGTATCTGATTCCATGCTTGTAAATACGATATTGATGTTGGTGTATGTCACAAAATTCTTTTGGTGGGAAGCTGGGTACTGGAACACAATGGATATTGCACATGACAGAG CTGGCTTTTATATATGTTGGGGATGCTTGGTGTGGGTTCCAAGCATATATACGTCTCCTGGAATGTATCTTGTTAAACAACCTGTGAATCTTGGGCTTCAG CTTTCCCTTTACATACTAGTGGCTGGTCTTCTCTGCATATATATCAACTATGATTGTGACAGGCAGAGGCAAGAGTTCCGGAGAACAAATGGAAAATGCACTGTCTGGGGAAAGACTCCATCTAAG ATAGTCGCCGCATACACTACTACCTCTGGTGAGAAAAAGACCAGCCTTCTGCTTACATCAGGATG GTGGGGCTTAGCTCGCCATTTCCACTATGTTCCAGAAATATTAGCGGCATTTTTCTGGAGTGTACCAGCTCTTTTCAACCAC TTCATTCCCTACTTCTACGTCATCTTTCTAATAATCCTCCTTCTCGATCGAGCTAAAAGGGACGATGACCGATGCAAGGCAAA GTATGGCAAGTACTGGAAATTGTATTGTGAAAAGGTTCCTTACAGAGTTATCCCAGGAATTTACTAG
- the LOC101248602 gene encoding 7-dehydrocholesterol reductase isoform X1, producing MVENKLVHSPLITYGSMLSLLSFTPPFVILMWYTNVHADGSILKTFNHLRENGLQGLIDIWPKPTAIAGKLIICYALFEAALQLLLPGKTVEGPISPTGHRPVYKVYGSYAIHNYVFFSVSFRFGIFNPAIVYDHLGEIFSTLIFGSLVFCVLLYIKGHVAPSSTDSGSSGNIIVDFYWGMELYPRIGKHFDIKVFTNCRFGMMSWAVLAVTYCIKQHEEYGRVSDSMLVNTILMLVYVTKFFWWEAGYWNTMDIAHDRAGFYICWGCLVWVPSIYTSPGMYLVKQPVNLGLQLSLYILVAGLLCIYINYDCDRQRQEFRRTNGKCTVWGKTPSKIVAAYTTTSGEKKTSLLLTSGWWGLARHFHYVPEILAAFFWSVPALFNHFIPYFYVIFLIILLLDRAKRDDDRCKAKYGKYWKLYCEKVPYRVIPGIY from the exons atggtgGAGAACAAGTTGGTACACTCTCCATTAATCACTTATGGATCAATGCTCAGTCTTCTATCTTTCACACCACCTTTTGTAATCCTCAT GTGGTATACAAATGTGCACGCTGATGGGTCTATCTTGAAAACGTTCAATCATCTAAGGGAAAATGGTTTGCAAGGATTAATTGATATTTGGCCAAAACCTACTGCAATTGCTGGGAAGCTAATCATTTGTTATGCTCTATTTGAGGCGGCACTACAGCTTCTATTGCCTGGTAAAACAGTCGAAGGCCCAATATCTCCAACTGGACATAGGCCTGTCTATAAGGTATATGGCAGTTATGCTATACACAA ttatgtttttttttccgtGTCTTTCAGGTTTGGAATATTTAATCCTGCAATTGTTTATGACCATCTGGGCGAGATTTTCTCTACACTTATTTTTGGGAGTTTAGTCTTCTGTGTTTTATTGTACATTAAA ggTCATGTTGCACCATCTTCCACTGATTCCGGCTCATCAGGGAACATAATAGTTGACTTCTATTGG GGTATGGAGCTTTATCCTCGTATCGGGAAACACTTCGATATTAAAGTCTTCACAAACTGCAGATTTGGTATGATGTCTTGGGCAGTTCTTGCTGTCACGTATTGCATAAAACAG CATGAAGAATATGGGCGTGTATCTGATTCCATGCTTGTAAATACGATATTGATGTTGGTGTATGTCACAAAATTCTTTTGGTGGGAAGCTGGGTACTGGAACACAATGGATATTGCACATGACAGAG CTGGCTTTTATATATGTTGGGGATGCTTGGTGTGGGTTCCAAGCATATATACGTCTCCTGGAATGTATCTTGTTAAACAACCTGTGAATCTTGGGCTTCAG CTTTCCCTTTACATACTAGTGGCTGGTCTTCTCTGCATATATATCAACTATGATTGTGACAGGCAGAGGCAAGAGTTCCGGAGAACAAATGGAAAATGCACTGTCTGGGGAAAGACTCCATCTAAG ATAGTCGCCGCATACACTACTACCTCTGGTGAGAAAAAGACCAGCCTTCTGCTTACATCAGGATG GTGGGGCTTAGCTCGCCATTTCCACTATGTTCCAGAAATATTAGCGGCATTTTTCTGGAGTGTACCAGCTCTTTTCAACCAC TTCATTCCCTACTTCTACGTCATCTTTCTAATAATCCTCCTTCTCGATCGAGCTAAAAGGGACGATGACCGATGCAAGGCAAA GTATGGCAAGTACTGGAAATTGTATTGTGAAAAGGTTCCTTACAGAGTTATCCCAGGAATTTACTAG
- the LOC101249004 gene encoding E3 ubiquitin-protein ligase PUB23-like produces the protein MDEVEIPQYFLCPISLMIMKDPVTTMTGITYDRESIEMWLLTKEEEAMTTTCPVTKQNLPRDIELLTPNHMLRRIIQAWCIANASKGIDTIPTPKYPLNKSHILRLVRQVNNDKLCVEALRKIDVLVIENNEKNKKSLEEVGAIKAMVSFIVKSYKERKLINGLEEALRIFHLVWSSTIENIQLVKENRDLIEAISWILKSDMTKTQVVIKTQAMMVLKNVIEVSSSNLLSGLNPEFFQDIVNTLRKESEHHISQQATKGALQVLINACPWGRNKHKIIESGAIFELIELELGNTEKRVSELVLCVLAHLCTLADGRAEFLKHAGGLSVVAKRTLRVSSSTDDCAIQIFGSISRCSATKEVLMEMLRVGVVSKLCMVIQASCGEYLKKKAMEILKTHSNVWSDSPCIQVYLLTRYPGQ, from the exons atggaTGAAGTAGAGATAcctcaatattttttatgtcctATATCACTTATGATTATGAAAGATCCGGTGACAACGATGACCGGAATAACATATGATCGAGAAAGCATCGAGATGTGGTTGTTAACAAAGGAGGAAGAGGCCATGACAACAACATGTCCggtaacaaaacaaaatttgcCTAGAGACATCGAGTTGTTGACACCAAATCATATGTTAAGACGAATTATTCAAGCTTGGTGTATTGCTAATGCAAGTAAGGGAATCGATACAATTCCAACCCCTAAATATCCTTTGAACAAATCTCACATTCTCCGACTTGTTCGTCAG GTGAATAATGATAAGCTTTGTGTTGAAGCATTGAGGAAAATTGATGTTTTGGTGATTGAGAACAAtgagaagaacaagaagagttTGGAGGAAGTTGGTGCAATTAAGGCTATGGTTTCCTTTATAGTAAAAAGttataaagaaagaaaactaaTCAATGGTCTTGAAGAAGCTTTAAGAATTTTCCACCTCGTTTGGAGCTCAACAATTGAAAACATTCAACTTGTCAAGGAAAATCGCGATCTAATTGAAGCTATTTCATGGATCTTGAAGAGTGACATGACCAAAACTCAAGTTGTTATCAAGACTCAAGCAATGATGGTCTTGAAAAATGTAATAGAAGTCTCGAGTTCAAATCTTCTATCAGGGTTAAACCCTGAATTCTTTCAAGATATAGTGAATACTTTACGAAAAGAAAGTGAACATCATATCTCTCAACAAGCAACAAAAGGCGCGTTACAAGTGCTAATAAATGCTTGTCCATGGGGAAGAAACAAGCATAAGATCATCGAATCAGGAGCTATATTCGAGCTCATAGAGCTCGAATTAGGCAACACTGAAAAGAGGGTTTCAGAGTTGGTACTTTGTGTACTAGCACATTTGTGTACTTTGGCTGATGGTAGGGCTGAATTCTTGAAACATGCTGGTGGACTTAGTGTTGTGGCTAAAAGGACACTTAGGGTTTCTTCATCCACAGATGATTGTGCAATTCAAATTTTTGGATCAATTTCAAGGTGTTCAGCCACAAAAGAAGTGTTGATGGAAATGTTGAGAGTTGGAGTTGTGTCAAAGCTTTGTATGGTGATTCAAGCAAGTTGTGGTgagtatttgaagaaaaaagcTATGGAGATCTTGAAGACACATTCAAATGTTTGGAGTGATTCTCCATGTATACAAGTTTATCTCTTGACTAGATATCCCGGGCAATAG